GACAAGTGAATCCACACAAGGCTTGATGATCAATATATCTCAAAGACACAAAGACTTTCAAAAAAAGAAACTAAGAAGTTTATTAATTCTTGGGTAGAAAATTCATGCCTTACAATGTGATATCTAATGAGCTTATATAATGCTCAGTACAAGGCTTAGAAAGCTAAACAAAAACAGAAAACTTGCTAAAAATCAGAAAACTAGCCGTTAGGCTTTAAATGAGAAATTATGAAAGAATCTTGGCCAAAGGATGAGCTGCTTGTATCTGGAAAACTTTGGGAAGATCCTAGGAGCCTTTGGGATCTTATGGTTGATAGAACAAATCGCCAAAGTGCTTGCAATCATAGAGAGAAAGAGCTGTTGGGTTTTATTGCAAATCAGCTCCAAAATTGGTAAGTTGGAATGGTGAAGAATCTGGCTGATCCAGTGAGGTTTAGTTCATGGTATCAACTCTTCAAGTGGTCTTAGATGTAATGACAGATCTCCTTTTTTCTACACGTGAGTTTGAGTTGCACACTTCTTAAGCAAAGAATTACTTTCCTTGAATAGAACCAGTTCGGATGCAGTGTAGGTAGCCTGACTTGTAAATGGTGGATCTCCTAAACCACTAATCCTTTTGGTGTGAAACCAATTCGCCGCGTGCTCTGGTTGAGTTGAGAATCTATAGGAAGTGGTTTCCCGGCCAAAATTCTCATGGTCGCAAAGATATCCTTCTTTGGATGCATCTATGTCAATGCTGGCTCCAATGTAGCTTGTATGGTTGATCTTATGAGCTGGTGGTCCAGCTACTGACTTGAGGTCCTCATCATTCCCTCCCTCTTCAAAAGGTTTTGTCCTCAAAACCAATTTATCTGCACCAAGATAGAGCAAGTTAGGTTTCATTCTATTTTGAGAGGCTAGGGTCTTACCTTCGTATATGGACGGTTTTGTGATGCAATGTCGATCTGGTGGTTTTTCTTTGATCAGTAGTGAAGCTATGTCCCCTCTACATGTTCGGTCTATGTTTTTCCTTAGCAGGAGAGTGGTCTCCTTTATGAAATATCTTGTTTCACTCTTGGTTTCTCCATTTACCACTCTTTGGGTGTAAGATTTTGAGTTTGGTGCTGGATTCTTCTCCATTGTACCTATACCTGAATTAACACTTATGGGCAAGAGCAAGTGTTTCATACTTGAAGTGGAGGATTCTAAAACCGAGTGTTGAATAATATTTAGAGGTTTACTTTCTCTGTTATCACTTATAGCATCTTGCATTGGTTTTTGTCATCTTTAAAGCATGATCGGCTGGTGAGAAAGTCTCTATGGTATATTGCTCATACACTTCAGGTTGGTGAGCTTCTGGACGTGGCCTCTCCTTACCTAGACCTTCATCAACATTCTGGACAGAGTGCAAGTGCATCATACCAGTGTTTTGATAAGTAGGATTATTCACATTAAGTTCAGAAATCACTTTATCATTAGTTGGGAATTGAAAAATTTCAAGTCGTGGACTTGCTCTGCACAGCAAGGTCGGGTTCTTGTTCCTTGATTTCCATGTTAGTACCTGAAATATTTTCAACCTTTTGGACACTAGACAAGTGTGTTAAGACAGTCATGGAATTACTAGAAACATAATAAGATCCAGCTTTAATCAAGTTGATAAGATCATCAAACTTTTTATCTATTCTAGTAGAGGAATCATCCATTCTAGCAAAGGGTTGACTTACCTCGAAGTTAGTTTCCTTTGGTTCAGGTAGTACTAACTTCACGGCCCGCTTTTTGGGGCAATCTTTTGCAAGATGACCCTGGCCTTGACATCTATAACAAATAACTTCAGGTTGTTTTAAAGTGCTAGAGTACTCAACCTTGTGTTCGCTTGACTTGAGGTGTATGCATTGGTTTTGAGCTTTGCCTCCGGTTTGTTGGCTGCAAGAATTGGGGTTGTACTACTCTCTTTGTAGACACCTTCTGAGCGTGTTGTGTAGGGCTGTGAGGTGCAAATCTATCCCTCATGACCCCCTTGAATTGCTCCCAAGTGCGTATAGGAGGCTCTTGGAATTGTTCCCTATACTTCTCTTCTCTGTTCCAATACCTTTGAGCCTTTTTGGTGAGCTGTCCTAGACCATAGGACAAGTATTCACCCTTTGGAATGGAGTTGCACTTGAAGTACTTTTCCGTGTCCTCTTCCCACTGAAGATAGTTTCTAGGGTCTTCACTTCTTCCTGAGAACACATACAAACGAAACTGATCATATGATTCAAAGTGGAAATTTTTAGTTACCTTATGCTCATGTAGCTTTTTCGGTTTCAGTTTAACCAAAGGTTTTGGACAGGCCCTTGGGGGCAATCTCCTCATCTCGAAGTGCTCATACATCAGCCCTTTGACATATTCCCAATCTGGAGTTGGTTCCTTGAAGTGGATTCGGCATTTCTCCTCTTGAAGCCACCATTGGTAAGCTTCTCCAACAAGGGCGTCTAATGCTATGGACAGCTTCTTGTGTTCAGGAACTCTGTACTCCCAAAAGTAATTTTCCATGCCTTCTTCCCATCTGGAATAGTTCTCTTTTCCTGAAAAAGACACAAGTGTTTTAGTTAAAACTCTTGGGATATTGTCATAAAATTTATCTGTAAATTTTATCCAAGGTTTAGAATAGCTCTTGTTGATGGTATGGCTCGTGTAGTGGTCTGGTGGTTTGGAATCAAGCTCCCTACGACATAGTTCTTCCTCATGTCCATCTTCAGTCCATGACTCTCTACACTGGTCGTTTTCTTCAGAGCCATCTCCATAGTTCTGATCTTCCCATGAGTATCCCGGTTCTTCACCCCAATCAACTTCAGAAATATTGTACTCATCAGCTTCTTCTTCAGTCGCCATGTCTACCAAGTTTTAGGAAAAAATCTCGCAAGAAGAAGAAGAAAGTATTCAGAGAGAAATACTTAAATGAAACGTGTAACAAACAAGTTAAAGGAAAGGAAAATAACAGACTAAGAACCAAATGGAAGTTTTCTGATTTCTGATTTCTATTTTTTTTTTTTAACTTAAAAAGGGATATAATAAAAACTACTAAAGCTCTCTCTTTTTTTTGTCTTTTTTTTTTTTTTTTTTTTTTTGAAAATCAAATAACAAAGAAAAGGAGAATAAAGTTTGCAAGCAAAGTTTTAGGAAAGCAGTAAGTTTGGATCGACCAGAATTGGAAAGCTTTTGAAAACTTGACAAAAAATGGAAATCTCGGATTGCAACTTTACTAACAAGTTTTTATGATTTTTATGAATGAAAATAAATATATAGCAGCAACTAAACTGGACAGTAATGAAGAACACACTTTTTATGGTTTTTTTTAATGCAAAACAGAACTAGATGAAACAAAGAACAAACGATTTTTATGGCTTTTTGATTTATGAATGCAAAAACAAATGAAACTAAAAATGATTTCAAATAAAAAAGATAAGGATAGACAAAACCTGATGCTGAAGGAACTTCAGCTCTGATACCAGAAATGATGTAGTCCTAAGCTGTCTAAGGATTACAAGCACCTTGGATCAAAGTGATGATTGATCCAACAAGAGGGGTGGTTCTTCTAATCGATCTAATCGAATATAAAATCGGCTGGATGGGAGTGATGATGATGATCTCGGACAGAACAAGGTGTTGACTGATTCCACAATCAACCACGAAGAAGAACAACCTGATTCCACAAGCAGTCTCAATCACCAATCACTAAGACAAGTGAATCCACACAAGGCTTGATGATCAATATATCTCAAAGACACAAAGACTTTCAAGAAAAGAAACTAAGAAGTTTATTAATTCTTGGGTAGAAAATTCGTGCCTTACAATGTGATATCTAATGAGCTTATATAATGCTCAGTACAAGGCTTAGAAAGCGAAACAAAAACAGAAAACTTGCTAAAAATCAGAAAACTAGCCGTTAGGTTTTAAATGAGAAATTATGAAAGAATCTCGGCCAAAGGATGAGCTGCTTGTATCTGGACAACTTTGGGAAAATCCTAGGAGCCTTTGGAATCTTATGGTTGATAGAACAAATCGCCAAAGTGCTTGCAATCATAGAGAGAAAGAGCTGTTGGGTAAGTTGGAATGGTGAAGAATCTGGCTGATCCAGTGAGGTTTAGTGCATGGTATCAACTCTCCAAGTGGTCTTAGATGTAATGACAGATCTCCTTGTTTTCACACTTCTTAAGCAAGGAATTACTTTCCTTGAATAGAACCAGTTCGGATGCAGTGTAGGTAGTCTGACTTGTAAATGGTGTATCTCCTAAACCACTGCTCCTATTGGTGTGAAACCAATTCGCCGCGTGCTCTGGTTGAGTTGAGAATCTATAGGAAGTGGTTTCACCGCTAAAATCCTCATGGTCTTAAAGATATCCTTCTTTGGATGCACCTATGTCAATTCTGGCTCCAATGTAGCTTGTATGGTTGATCTTATGAGCTGGTGGTCCAGCCACTGACTTGAGGTCCTCATCATCTCTCCCAAGGCACCTTCATCGTCGGAGGCATGAATTGAGATCAAAGTAGATTTACCAGAGGCTTGACTCCTCGATGCAGACCCAGAAGTACGAAACGACGACCTCCTCACAAGCTGTCTAGTCAATCGATCTGAAGACTGAGCCTGAACGGAAGGAGTCGCAACGACCTCCTAGGAATATTCTGCCTCATCCTACCAAAGGGGCCCTGTTGGTCCCCTCTGGCATGGCGAAGACAGCTCGAATCCTAGTTTGGTCAAACGAAGACCAGTTCAAACGACCTCTCCGAAGAACCCCGATCAAACCACGAATCTCGTCAGACATCGAAGAACTTCCGGAAGGAGATGAATCGATCAAAGAAAAACGAAAAATTGAGTCACCAATTCCCCAAAGAGAAAAATTGACATATAGACAAAAAAACTAACCGATATTCTCGGCCCAACTCCGAGGAAGCCGAGAGAAATCGAATTCACCCACAGACGCCCGATCCACCTTAAAAACGAAAAACAGCGCACGCCACTTCTCATCGCGATAGGGGATATCCTCGATGACGTGACGACCTGGGCGCAGAGACACAAGGAAGGTGCTAGGGTTATGTTGGTTCCGCTTCACCAGAACGAGCTGTCGGAACTCACTAAGGCCAAAAGAAAGACCTTCCTCCCTAGCCCTAACCAAGAAGGCGATAAGGTACCTAAGAAAGTTCGGGAGGATTTGAGTAAGCGATAACCCAAGCTCCGCCAGAATCTCAAGTATGGGCTCCGGGATCGGGAAGATAAGACCACATGAGTGAAAGAAAGAAAGATAGGCTCCGCAATAACCGTCCCTCACAGTTTCAAGAGTCTCAGTCGTGTCGGCCCAATCAAGAACGACGGCGCGATCGACCCCATACATCTTGTAAAAGTCCTCAAGATCATCGGTCTTAGTAATCGGACGAGGAAAACTGAATGACGAAGACATCTCAAGCTTAACGATCAAATAATTTCAGAGCAAAGGAAAAAGAGACAAGAAAAAGGAAACGAAATTGAGACAAGAGAAAAACCCCTTACGCATATATAGCCACCCTAACAGCTCTATCATCATTCTCAAGGAAGATAATGATGACCTAGACAACGCCCTAGCGGCGGCTGATATAGCCGTTGTGGATTAAAAATAATAATAAAAAAGGGGAGAAAAAGCGCACCAAATAACGGTTTTTCAAGAATCACCATTAAGTCGAATCCGAGCGATATCGGTTGCCAAGCGGTGAAGCCCGAGTTAAAAGCTAAACCCGCCTCTATTCTTTTCGATCAAATCAAAAGAGACTGGGGGATAAATGTTGGACCCAATTTTGGTCAGTACATTAATGGGCCGTGAACGACTGAGGCCCATAGCAAGCATGCGAGCTCGAGGCGGAGCCATCAAAGTCCCGAAGATCGCGGAAAAAGAGACGAAGATCGCAGAGCAGTTACGAAGGTCACGAGGTTGACTTACTATAAAGGAAGGAAAACGGACATGAAGATGGACACGTTGAAAGCCCTAGAGAGAGCTACACACATACATCGACCTTGTTCTGATTCCCATTTTAGATCCTTTCTTTATCGATCTCATTTGTAACATTCGATCTAGTTCAACTCATTGTATTTATCAATAAAATCCATTTTTACCTACTGGAAACTGATTACATCGTTGTGTTCTAAAGATATCATTGCCTACATCATTTGTCTTCCCTAGATCAAACTCCCGATCACTATCAAATACTTAGTGTAGATTTTAGGTTCTACCCTCAGCGCTTGGTAGCACGTTGTGAATCGCTTTAACTAAACCCTGCAAAAGAAATGAGTTAATAGATTGAAAGACACAAAATGAAGACACAAAATAGAAGATGATATAGTTACTTTCTGTTTATCTGAAATTATTGCTACATTTCTTCCATCATCGAGACCCAAAGTATTAGAGAGACGTTTGACAAACCAGTCCCAGTTATCGTCGCTTTCAATCTCAACTACTGCCCATGCAATAGGAACTATCCTATTGTCTTCATCCCTACCTACTGCAGCTAAAAGATGACCCTTAATGTCCAACTTAAGAAAAGCGCCATCTAAACCTATGATGGGTCGACATGTTTGCTTCCAAAATTCTCTTTGTGAATTGAAACAAATAAAAAGACGATAGAACCTTTGTTTGCTTCCAACAGTCGGTCCAGAGATTGTCTCAATCTCAAATTTGGTGCCTTTGTTAGTTTGGAGTACCTCAGCTTGATAATCCCAAATCCGAGCAAAATGAGCTTCATGACTTGCTTTCCTTTCTCTCACAACCTTTGTCTTCGCCTTACCACATTGCTCATCGCTTACAACCAGATTGTATTCTCTCAAAATCTCTGAAGCTATCTCTTGCTTTGTCAGTTTGGGATTCAGTCTCAACCTTTCTACAAAGAGCCATGCTATCGTCGATCGCTTCAGCATCTTCGAATAACCCGATCTGACACAGGTATGCTCATTGATATAAATTTTCACTTGCATCTTATGTTTTCTCTTCTCATAAAAACAATAAATCCTCCAGCCACAAGGAACATCAGTATCTGAACACTTAGCACCAATCCTCATTGCTTGCGACCTGTAAAGCTTTATGCCGTATCTGGTTTTTAGAGAATACCTCAGAACAGCAAGTTTGAAATCTTCTGCAGAGTTAAATGTTTTTCCCAAAGCTAATAGTTTGTCCGGATCTTCATGGTCGCTACTAATTTGCTCTTCCTCATCTTCATCATCATCAGAAGACAAAGGATCGGGAATCTTCTCATTGTCCCATACATCATCTCCACTGTCAGCATCACTTTCATCTCCTTCATCTCTCGCAGCTTCTTCATCCACGTTTTCTTCATCAATCTCATCTTCTACATCTTCCTCTTCCTCATCATGTTCTTGGTCATCTTCATCCTCTTCATCAGCGCCATCTTCAATACCATCACAATCATCATCACCAACAACAGAACAATCGTCTTCACTTACATCATCTTCTTCAACGGTCTCTTCTCTACAAGCCTCTGCTCGAGCCTTAGCTTCACGAAGCCTAGCTTCATGAGCCCTTTCGTCTCTTGCCTCTACTTCACAAGTCTCATCTACTTCACGAGTCCTTTCTTCATGATTCTCTACTTCGCTCGCCTCTGCTACACGACCACTCGCTTCACACTTCTATGCTTCAGTCGCCTCTATCTCACAAGCCCTTGCTTCACGAGCATGTGCTCTTGCTTCACGAGTCATTGCTGCACGATTCTCTGCTTCACGAGCCTCTACCTCACGAGCCCTTTCTTCGCGAGAAGCTGCTCTGGCCTCACGAGCTTCTGCTTCACTTCCGGCATTCGAGGATTCATCATTCTTCCCCTTTCCTCTTCGAAATGCTATCTTTTCTCTTGGAATTCCCTTGTTTCTTATCATTCTTGAAGAGAAAGTGTCAGATTTCGATTTGTTTTTCTGAGATTAGGGATATCGATTTGGGGATATACTGATTTGGGGGTTTTCTAATTTTAGAACGACATCGTTTGGTGTTTAATAGAGATAATAACGACGATTAACGCCGTTTAATCCCCCTGTTAATCAAACTAACAACATATTAAAATTGTCTTCGTCAAGCTTAGTTGAGATCTTAAATTGCTAGTCATGATAAATTGATGCTTTAAATGGTCTAAGGTAAAGTTCATAATTTTTATCAACCAAATTAGAAAGTTCATTATTTAAATAACCATAAAATGTCCAATCAATCAACAAAATAATTGCCAGAACTGATGACCTGGGTGGTTAACAACATCTCATGGATCATAATGTTAATGTGATACCGATTATTGGCTAAAACTTCTTTCTTCTTTTTTTTTCTGTGGAAACACACTTTTCATTTGTAACTTAAAAGATTACATAAGACTTGATTGACAGAGCATTACCATAAGCATTATGCTCTATATTATCTAATCAACAATTTCTTAAAATGCATTTAGAATAGCATTTAGATGATGTAAATGCTCTCTAGATGCTCTCTATCAAATGCTTGCTTTCATATGAAGCTTTTGGTAGAACATTTGCATTTAGAATATATCAAATCCTTAAAATATATTAAATTATTTTATATAATAATATCACAAAATTATATTTATATCTGAAATATTTTTTAATAAATTTTTATATTTTTACTTTTAAAAACTGTTAAATTTTTATTATTTAAAAAAAAAATTCCTATTTTTTTAAAAATAAAATTTCTTTTTAATTAAAATTTTGTTTAAGAAAAAATCTTTTAAATTAAAATTTTAATTTTTATAAGAAAGTTAAAAAATTTCAATAAAATTATTTTGCATTTTAAATATAATTAAATTAAATATAATTTCTTATTGTCAATAAATATCACATTCATAGTGCCACTTTTCATGTTTACACTAATCACTTTTACCCTCACTTTTAATGAAGGATAAAAGACACTTATACCCCTAGGATTAACTAATCTAGACTTAGGGTTTAGAGTTGAGGAGTTGGGTAAGGTTTTTGGAATGTGAAATTTAGGGTTCAAATAAATATATTAATAAATACTTAAAAAATATAATTATTTTTAAAAAAATAGTTTCAAACATAATTTTTGATTTTCAAAAAGAAATTTTGAAAAACAATTTAAAAAGAAAAATTCGAAAAAAAAACAATTCAAAATTTTGTTTTTATAAAAACGTTCGAATTTGAAAAAGTATAATTCGGAAACATAAAAAAAAATTATATTTATTTTTTTATTTATTTATTTAAATAATAATTTATTATATATATAAATAACAAGGGTATAAAAGTGTTTTGTCACTTAATCCCCTATATATTATTTGGGAAGCATTACAACTTCTTTTTGTAGCCACATGTCATCACTAGAATGATTCTTAGAATCATTAGAGAAATATGTTGGTTCATCTAATTATATAATAAGCTTTTTATTCAACTAACAATAAATTCATCATTAATGTACTTTATTCTTTCTTTAAATAAAATTTACGGAATCGCCTAATGTGGCTAAAGTATATATGACAATTAATGATTTTGAATAATAAAGATTTGATAAAAATAGTTTATCTTCTATAATGTTAATTTTAAGCTATTAAATAAATTAAACAACCACAATAACCATATAATAAAAAATTAGATTTTTTATGTATATGTTATATTTTGAATTTTTACAAACAGCTATAAATTACTAAAACTGTTAAAAATCTCAAATTCAAATTTTATGATCCATGGTTTAAAATTTTTGTTATGACAAAATACAAATGATTACAAAAATTATATAAGTAAAAAGTCTAATTTAATTAATTATTAAGATTAATATATATATCATTTTAAATTAAACTATAAACCATATAAAATACAATATTTTAGTTTCAAAATTTACTTTGAACAATTTTTTTGATAAAAGTGTTGAACGATCATTGACAACTTATTTTTTTTAAATTATAGATTACTAAAACTATTAATCCCACAATGAAAATTTTGTTATCAGTAATTTAAATTTTTTTCTATAAAAGATACAAATGATCAAAAAACTATATGAGTAGAAATCATCATTTAATAGACATTAATATAAAAATATACTAAAATATATTATCTATGTTAGTATCATTTAAATTTAATAGCATATCCTATCAAATATAAAAAAAATATTTTTTGGATTAATAAAATTGATTTATATGTTCGCACCAATTTAATTATATATTTAATAGTTACTGACTTTTAATTATTTAATATATATTTATTATTTCATAATATGTAAAAATATTTAATATATAAAATAATTTTTATATATAATGTTATTTCCGAGCAAGGCGCGGATCTTAACATAGTAAAGAATGTATTTTTGAAAATGTCTCTTTAGTGGTGGTAAAGATGAAAAGTGGTACCATGAAAGTGATAAACATAAAATTTCCCCAAATTAATATACGTATATATATATATGATAAACATAAGATATTTATATTATTCATAAATAAGGAAATTATATATCATATACTAATTTATATGATAATTTTATATAAATC
This genomic interval from Brassica oleracea var. oleracea cultivar TO1000 chromosome C2, BOL, whole genome shotgun sequence contains the following:
- the LOC106324109 gene encoding transcription elongation factor SPT5-like — protein: MIRNKGIPREKIAFRRGKGKNDESSNAGSEAEAREARAASREERAREVEAREAENRAAMTREARAHAREARASEASEVENHEERTREVDETCEVEARDERAHEARLREAKARAEACREETVEEDDVSEDDCSVVGDDDCDGIEDGADEEDEDDQEHDEEEEDVEDEIDEENVDEEAARDEGDESDADSGDDVWDNEKIPDPLSSDDDEDEEEQISSDHEDPDKLLALGKTFNSAEDFKLAVLRYSLKTRYGIKLYRSQAMRIGAKCSDTDVPCGWRIYCFYEKRKHKMQVKIYINEHTCVRSGYSKMLKRSTIAWLFVERLRLNPKLTKQEIASEILREYNLVVSDEQCGKAKTKVVRERKASHEAHFARIWDYQAEVLQTNKGTKFEIETISGPTVGSKQRFYRLFICFNSQREFWKQTCRPIIGLDGAFLKLDIKGHLLAAVGRDEDNRIVPIAWAVVEIESDDNWDWFVKRLSNTLGLDDGRNVAIISDKQKGLVKAIHNVLPSAEGRT